One window from the genome of Paenibacillus azoreducens encodes:
- a CDS encoding aminotransferase class V-fold PLP-dependent enzyme translates to MKSLIYLDHAATSWPKPPEVMQAMQHAMVEAAANPGRGSHYMAVQASRVLFDTRKILSRLFQIRNPNDLIFTYNTTEALNLAIKGLLREGDSVVATMIEHNSVRRPLEYLKRVLGIQVEYIPVNKCGELDMIRMKAAISRRPRLVVCSHSSNLLGSILPITEIGELARRFNAVFLVDAAQSAGCLDIDVSAMNIDLLAFPGHKGLLGPQGTGGLYISPAIELEPLLHGGTGSQSEEKEQPLVRPDRYEAGTPNTIGIAGLKAGVEQVLARTPKRIYQHEWGLVQQMMDGIQGIPGLQLLGPEAGQPRTGITSFISAKVDASELAFRLDREYGIAVRAGMHCTPLAHEAAETLRTGAVRASVGVDTTAVEVDAFIEAVKEICGRA, encoded by the coding sequence GTGAAGTCGCTTATTTACTTGGATCATGCAGCCACTTCCTGGCCCAAGCCTCCCGAAGTGATGCAAGCCATGCAGCATGCGATGGTAGAGGCCGCAGCTAACCCGGGACGTGGAAGTCATTACATGGCAGTTCAAGCCAGCAGAGTACTCTTTGATACCCGGAAAATTTTGTCGCGTTTGTTTCAGATTCGTAACCCCAATGACTTGATTTTTACGTATAATACAACGGAAGCGTTAAATTTAGCCATTAAAGGCTTGCTTCGTGAAGGGGATTCGGTTGTTGCGACAATGATCGAACATAATTCCGTCAGACGGCCGCTGGAATATCTGAAACGTGTCTTAGGTATTCAAGTTGAATATATCCCGGTGAATAAGTGCGGAGAACTGGATATGATTAGGATGAAGGCGGCTATATCGAGACGCCCTAGATTGGTTGTATGCAGCCATAGTTCCAATTTGCTCGGGAGTATTCTGCCGATAACAGAAATCGGGGAATTGGCCCGCCGCTTTAATGCGGTATTTTTGGTGGATGCGGCCCAGAGCGCAGGTTGCCTGGATATCGATGTCTCTGCGATGAATATCGATTTGCTGGCTTTTCCTGGACATAAAGGGCTGCTTGGACCTCAGGGGACGGGCGGATTATATATCTCCCCGGCGATTGAATTGGAGCCACTCCTGCATGGCGGAACCGGAAGTCAGTCGGAGGAGAAGGAGCAGCCGTTGGTGCGCCCGGATCGATATGAGGCCGGTACGCCGAACACGATCGGCATTGCCGGTTTAAAGGCTGGTGTCGAGCAGGTGCTGGCGCGGACCCCCAAACGAATCTATCAGCATGAATGGGGATTGGTACAACAAATGATGGATGGGATCCAGGGCATACCGGGTCTTCAGCTCTTAGGGCCAGAAGCAGGCCAACCGAGAACCGGAATAACTTCTTTCATTTCGGCGAAGGTGGATGCCAGTGAGCTTGCTTTTCGTTTGGACAGGGAATATGGCATTGCCGTACGCGCAGGCATGCATTGTACACCATTGGCGCATGAAGCCGCAGAGACGCTTCGGACAGGTGCGGTGCGTGCGAGCGTGGGCGTGGATACCACAGCCGTAGAGGTAGACGCTTTTATTGAAGCAGTAAAGGAAATATGCGGTAGGGCATAA
- a CDS encoding DUF951 domain-containing protein, with the protein MERKVFQLGDIVQMKKNHPCGSNEMEIIRMGMDIRIKCVKCQHSVLIPRAKFEKNMKKVLRSKEAIEEENGK; encoded by the coding sequence ATGGAACGAAAGGTATTTCAATTGGGCGATATCGTGCAAATGAAAAAAAATCATCCTTGCGGGAGCAATGAAATGGAAATTATCCGCATGGGGATGGATATCCGGATTAAATGCGTCAAATGCCAACATAGCGTATTGATTCCACGCGCCAAATTCGAAAAAAACATGAAAAAAGTGCTCCGTTCCAAAGAAGCGATTGAAGAGGAAAATGGAAAGTAA
- a CDS encoding DUF4446 family protein yields the protein MSDLNSLIMEQLQWFIGGVMLLILILLVMAITQGAKLRKMRRKYDLMMEGSGVENLETLLVDLKVQMDAIEDEQEQQRKAQEMLLTKLQQVKGKVGIKRYNAFSDQGSDLSFSFAIVDEKKNGVVISALYSRDSSYVYAKPLAAGESTYALSPEEIEAISLAGQQG from the coding sequence ATGTCGGATTTGAATAGTTTAATCATGGAACAGCTGCAGTGGTTTATCGGCGGGGTAATGCTCCTCATTTTGATCTTGCTCGTGATGGCGATTACTCAGGGAGCGAAGCTCCGCAAGATGCGCCGCAAATATGATTTGATGATGGAGGGCAGCGGAGTAGAGAACCTTGAGACCCTGCTGGTTGATTTGAAAGTGCAAATGGATGCCATTGAAGATGAACAAGAACAGCAGCGCAAAGCCCAGGAAATGCTGTTAACGAAGCTGCAGCAGGTCAAAGGAAAAGTGGGCATCAAACGTTATAATGCGTTCAGCGATCAGGGCAGCGATTTGAGCTTTTCATTCGCCATTGTTGATGAAAAGAAAAATGGAGTTGTCATTTCAGCTCTTTACAGCCGCGACAGCTCCTATGTATATGCCAAGCCGCTTGCGGCAGGCGAATCAACCTATGCATTATCTCCGGAAGAAATAGAAGCGATCAGTCTAGCCGGGCAACAAGGGTAG
- a CDS encoding mechanosensitive ion channel family protein produces the protein MRLVHPYWLETATGELDGAVDKAVKFSDMIMNWLTDVDMWTNVLFSGIRIIVLFIVTRIVIRVVSKIIDRSLARHEQSRINVNPRRFATVGELLKNVTSVTCNFVMVLLILSEFNFKLGPLLAGAGVLGLAIGFGAQSLVKDVITGFFIILEDQFAVGDVIQTGTYKGTVEVIGLRSTRIVSMNGETHILPNGLITSVTNYSFSNALAMIDLPVKNERSLEEVVGLVKQALAGIQEQNENIIAVPDVLGIQSMSTSEFVIRIVAQCAPNTRAEVERNMLENIKQAMEFDEREKQALTELAATEE, from the coding sequence ATGAGATTGGTGCACCCATATTGGCTTGAAACAGCAACTGGAGAACTGGATGGGGCTGTGGACAAAGCGGTAAAGTTTAGTGATATGATTATGAATTGGCTGACGGATGTGGATATGTGGACAAATGTTTTGTTCTCCGGTATCCGCATTATTGTATTATTTATTGTGACCCGGATTGTCATCCGGGTAGTTTCGAAAATTATAGACCGCTCGCTCGCGCGCCATGAACAGAGCCGGATTAACGTTAATCCACGCAGATTTGCCACAGTCGGCGAGCTTTTGAAAAATGTAACCTCCGTCACCTGCAACTTTGTCATGGTTCTGCTCATCCTATCCGAATTTAATTTCAAGCTCGGGCCGCTGCTGGCGGGAGCCGGAGTGCTTGGACTTGCCATCGGTTTTGGCGCGCAAAGTTTGGTTAAGGATGTCATTACCGGGTTCTTTATTATATTGGAGGACCAATTTGCGGTAGGGGATGTCATTCAGACGGGAACCTACAAAGGAACGGTGGAAGTGATCGGGCTTCGTTCTACGCGTATTGTGAGCATGAATGGAGAGACTCATATTTTGCCGAATGGATTGATCACAAGCGTAACGAACTATTCGTTTTCAAATGCGTTGGCCATGATCGATTTGCCGGTAAAAAATGAACGCTCGCTGGAAGAAGTCGTCGGTTTGGTTAAACAGGCACTGGCAGGGATTCAGGAGCAGAATGAAAACATTATTGCTGTTCCCGATGTTCTTGGCATCCAATCCATGAGTACGAGCGAATTCGTCATCCGGATCGTAGCCCAATGTGCACCGAATACAAGGGCGGAAGTCGAACGGAATATGCTGGAAAATATTAAGCAGGCCATGGAATTTGATGAAAGGGAGAAACAAGCGCTGACTGAGCTTGCAGCGACCGAAGAATAG
- the yyaC gene encoding spore protease YyaC — translation MTQLSQPSKQQQLSCLKIPHTDPEIHSAIIHRLLFYLSQAEDKQQVIIVCIGTDRSTGDCLGPLVGTALARYKSPWYHLFGTLDEPVHAVNLQETLSSIYTLYDNPFVIGIDACLGQSSSVGCIQVASGPLKPGAGVHKELPPVGDIHLTGIVNVGGFMEYFVLQNTRLSLVMRLSEIIASTLQGAIQEWKTRSTLVARLD, via the coding sequence ATGACACAGCTGTCTCAACCTTCCAAGCAACAACAGCTTTCTTGCTTAAAAATACCACATACCGATCCCGAAATCCATTCCGCTATCATTCATCGGCTTTTGTTTTACTTATCCCAAGCTGAGGACAAGCAGCAGGTTATTATCGTCTGCATCGGCACCGACCGTTCTACCGGTGATTGCCTTGGACCTTTGGTCGGAACAGCCCTGGCCCGTTATAAAAGTCCATGGTATCACTTGTTCGGGACTTTGGATGAGCCTGTTCATGCCGTCAATCTGCAAGAGACGCTCTCCTCTATTTATACTCTGTACGATAACCCCTTTGTTATCGGTATTGATGCTTGTCTCGGGCAATCTTCCAGCGTCGGCTGTATTCAGGTCGCCAGCGGCCCGCTAAAACCCGGGGCAGGCGTACATAAAGAATTACCGCCGGTTGGCGATATCCATTTGACTGGTATCGTTAACGTCGGCGGCTTCATGGAATATTTCGTATTGCAAAACACTCGCTTAAGTCTGGTTATGCGTCTATCGGAGATTATTGCATCCACCCTTCAGGGAGCAATCCAGGAATGGAAAACACGTTCTACCCTTGTTGCCCGGCTAGACTGA
- a CDS encoding DUF3343 domain-containing protein encodes MDDWMLIAFDSTQQALRAEMLLEYADIEIDLCPTPKTITAGCALSIQFPKEELASVQQIIVQENVEIRGIYYNNKEKYISI; translated from the coding sequence ATGGATGATTGGATGTTGATCGCCTTCGATTCGACGCAGCAGGCGCTGCGGGCCGAGATGCTTTTGGAGTATGCGGATATTGAAATCGATCTTTGTCCTACACCCAAAACGATTACGGCAGGATGTGCTTTATCCATTCAATTTCCAAAGGAGGAGCTTGCGTCCGTACAGCAAATCATCGTTCAGGAGAATGTGGAAATCAGAGGAATCTACTATAACAACAAGGAGAAATATATAAGCATCTAG